One genomic segment of Kordiimonas sp. SCSIO 12603 includes these proteins:
- a CDS encoding cytochrome P460 family protein: MKPFLKTAGTVVTIAAVMGSGLYAYSDTLPKDSLAKFADTGEVYAPKNWREWVYVGTPLTPNALNGGEAPFPEFHNVYVEPKAFAYYQKHGAWPEGTQIAKELTMIRKSENGNFEDGSSQEVSGRGYFQGEFTGLELTVKDNKRFKDEPGGWAYFSFGHHAPPYAEKAKAFPTDSCNACHEASAADDWVFTQYYPVLRDVKKK; encoded by the coding sequence ATGAAACCGTTTTTAAAAACCGCAGGTACGGTAGTTACGATTGCCGCTGTTATGGGGAGTGGGCTCTATGCATACTCCGATACGCTTCCAAAAGATAGTTTGGCCAAGTTTGCTGATACAGGCGAAGTTTATGCCCCTAAAAACTGGCGCGAGTGGGTTTATGTTGGAACACCACTTACCCCCAATGCGCTGAATGGTGGGGAGGCACCGTTTCCTGAATTTCACAATGTATATGTGGAGCCTAAAGCTTTTGCTTATTACCAAAAGCATGGTGCGTGGCCAGAAGGCACTCAGATTGCCAAAGAGCTTACGATGATCCGCAAAAGTGAAAATGGTAACTTTGAAGATGGTTCCTCTCAGGAAGTAAGCGGCAGAGGATATTTTCAAGGCGAGTTTACCGGCCTTGAGCTAACAGTGAAAGATAATAAGCGTTTTAAGGATGAGCCAGGCGGTTGGGCATACTTCAGTTTTGGCCACCATGCACCGCCTTATGCAGAAAAAGCGAAGGCATTTCCAACAGATAGTTGTAATGCGTGCCATGAAGCAAGTGCAGCAGATGATTGGGTATTCACTCAATATTATCCAGTGTTGCGCGACGTAAAGAAGAAATAA
- a CDS encoding LysR family transcriptional regulator, translated as MDVEQVRTFLVLAQELNFSRAAEILNVSQPTVSRTIGSIESQLGGLLFRRERGNSHLTELGKLVLPYFEEIETNAGNLVEVARKYKALEKTPVSVGLMCTIGPERLISLIAKIRELFAGVEVSITNGNARALQEMLNDGKLDLAICGRPKGFDERFHAVPLYQEKVMAVLHQEHPLAARSFVDLDDLDGLPCIERTGCEFSVQEGNFLLEKDIHLDRIFSSDRDDWIQSMIRDGIGMSLMAESAVFLPDLAVRPIPGLPFTREIQMVTVRGRMHSAGIGAVLQAARQAFQVQRQTFTPPE; from the coding sequence ATGGATGTTGAGCAAGTCAGAACTTTTTTAGTGTTGGCACAAGAGCTGAACTTTTCTCGGGCCGCTGAGATATTAAATGTGAGCCAGCCGACAGTTAGCAGAACTATTGGCTCTATTGAATCCCAGTTAGGTGGCCTCTTGTTTAGGCGGGAGCGGGGGAACTCGCACCTTACTGAACTTGGTAAATTGGTACTGCCGTATTTTGAAGAGATTGAAACCAATGCGGGGAATTTGGTTGAAGTCGCTCGAAAATATAAGGCGCTGGAAAAAACACCAGTATCTGTTGGGCTTATGTGTACGATTGGGCCAGAACGGTTGATCTCTCTTATCGCAAAGATCAGAGAGTTATTTGCCGGTGTTGAAGTTTCAATCACTAACGGGAATGCACGCGCACTACAGGAAATGCTGAATGACGGCAAGTTAGACCTTGCTATCTGCGGGCGTCCTAAAGGCTTTGATGAACGTTTCCACGCTGTGCCGCTTTATCAAGAAAAGGTTATGGCCGTTCTTCATCAAGAGCATCCTCTCGCAGCGCGAAGTTTTGTAGATCTGGACGATCTGGATGGCTTGCCCTGTATCGAACGCACTGGATGTGAGTTTTCCGTGCAGGAAGGAAACTTCCTTCTGGAGAAGGATATTCATCTGGACCGGATATTCTCGAGCGATAGAGATGATTGGATTCAGTCAATGATAAGGGACGGCATCGGCATGTCTTTGATGGCTGAATCTGCTGTATTCCTGCCTGATCTGGCTGTTAGGCCTATTCCCGGATTACCCTTTACCCGTGAAATTCAGATGGTGACTGTGCGGGGCAGGATGCATTCAGCTGGTATTGGTGCGGTATTGCAAGCTGCAAGACAAGCCTTCCAGGTACAGCGACAAACCTTCACACCACCTGAGTAG
- a CDS encoding DUF1365 domain-containing protein, whose product MASLFEEGLFLGHVWHKRRHVKKHAFRYPIFYLMVDVDQLDKKETVSKLLSYNRTNILSVWKQDYGHESGVGLKEQLLKESEKLTLQESINKIYMLTMPRVFGYSFNPITTYYCVSNCEELVAIFYEVHNTFGERITYGSAVSLNDRSGLVSPHSADKELHVSPFFQVEGSYKFHQKLSLSSLSLGIQYKKAGKCLLTAHLQADRKKISAANLFKALIRIPFVTLKTTIAIHYEAAKIWFKGIPFFKKPSAPDKQYSLAEDS is encoded by the coding sequence ATGGCTAGCTTATTTGAAGAAGGGCTTTTCCTTGGTCATGTCTGGCATAAAAGACGGCATGTTAAAAAACATGCTTTTCGGTACCCGATTTTTTATTTGATGGTGGATGTTGATCAGCTTGATAAAAAAGAAACAGTGTCAAAGCTATTATCCTATAATCGGACTAATATTCTTTCAGTCTGGAAGCAGGATTATGGGCACGAAAGCGGTGTTGGTTTAAAAGAGCAGTTGTTGAAAGAGAGTGAAAAATTAACGCTACAAGAGTCCATCAACAAAATTTATATGCTAACAATGCCTCGGGTGTTTGGTTACAGTTTTAACCCGATAACGACCTATTATTGCGTGAGTAATTGTGAAGAGCTTGTTGCGATTTTTTACGAGGTTCACAATACGTTTGGCGAACGCATTACATATGGCAGTGCGGTCTCACTTAATGATCGGTCGGGATTGGTAAGCCCACACAGCGCAGATAAAGAACTTCATGTTTCGCCTTTTTTTCAGGTGGAAGGCTCATATAAATTTCATCAAAAACTCTCTCTGAGCTCTCTCTCTTTAGGTATTCAGTATAAAAAGGCAGGGAAGTGTCTTCTGACAGCTCATTTACAAGCTGATAGAAAAAAAATCTCCGCGGCTAATCTGTTTAAAGCCTTAATCCGTATACCTTTCGTGACGCTCAAGACCACAATCGCCATTCATTATGAGGCGGCGAAGATTTGGTTCAAAGGCATTCCTTTTTTCAAAAAGCCAAGTGCGCCTGACAAGCAATATTCTCTGGCTGAAGATAGCTAA
- a CDS encoding bifunctional aconitate hydratase 2/2-methylisocitrate dehydratase — translation MSLYTEYLDEIETRKLQGLNPKPIEDAALVNELISQIKDTSNEHRKASLEFFIYNTLPGTTSAAGAKAAFLKELILGDATVEEISTEFAFELLSHMKGGPSVEVLLDLALGADAAIAAQAADVLKTQVFLYEADTDRLAAAHAEGNAVAKDILESYAKAEFFTKLPDIEEEIKVVTYITAEGDVSTDLLSPGNQAHSRSDRELHGKCMISEAAQVEIQELQKQHPDARVMLVAEKGTMGVGSSRMSGVNNVALWTGKKASPYVPFVNIAPIVGGTNGISPIFLTTVGVTGGIGIDLKNWVKKQDADGNTVLDGNGDPVLEQTYSVDNGTVLTINTKTQKLYNEAGEELVDISSSLTPQKVEFIKAGGSYAIVFGKKLQSFAATTLGVDMPAVFAASKEISNEGQGLTAVEKIFNRNAVGVSSDADLHAGSDVRVKVNIVGSQDTTGLMTSQELEAMAATVISPKVDGAYQSGCHTASVWDVKAQRNIPKLMSFMNKFGLITARDPKGEYHAMTDVIHKVLNDITVDDWSVIIGGDSHTRMSKGVAFGADSGTVALALATGEATMPIPESVKVTFKGTMPDYMDFRDVVHATQAQMLKKFGENVFQGRVIEVHIGTLLADQAFTFTDWTAEMKAKASICISEDATLIESLEIAKSRIQIMIDKGMENEAKTLQGLIDIADNRIEEIKSGSRPALTPDADAKYFAEVTVDLDEVAEPMIADPDVNNADVSKRYTHDTIRPVSYYGGDKKVDLGFVGSCMVHKGDMKIIAQMLKNLEKEGEVKFSAPLVVAPPTYNIVDELKEEGDWAVLQKYAGFEFNDDAPKNNARTEYENILYLERPGCNLCMGNQEKAAKGDTVMATSTRLFQGRVVEDSEEKKGESLLASTPVVVLSTILGRTPNMDEYKAAVDGINLTKFAPPLAKPALRHN, via the coding sequence ATGAGTTTGTACACAGAATACCTTGATGAGATCGAAACCAGAAAATTACAGGGCCTAAATCCAAAGCCGATTGAAGACGCTGCCCTAGTAAATGAACTTATCTCTCAGATTAAAGATACTTCAAATGAACACAGAAAAGCTTCCCTTGAGTTTTTCATATATAATACTCTGCCGGGTACAACGAGCGCGGCTGGTGCAAAAGCGGCATTCCTGAAAGAGCTTATTCTTGGTGATGCTACTGTTGAAGAAATTTCAACAGAGTTTGCGTTTGAGCTTCTTTCACACATGAAAGGTGGCCCATCTGTTGAAGTTCTTCTTGATCTGGCGCTGGGTGCTGATGCAGCTATTGCGGCACAAGCTGCAGATGTTCTGAAAACTCAGGTTTTCCTTTATGAAGCTGATACAGATCGCCTGGCAGCAGCTCACGCTGAAGGTAATGCGGTTGCGAAAGATATTCTGGAAAGCTATGCGAAGGCTGAATTCTTTACAAAGCTCCCTGATATCGAAGAAGAAATTAAGGTTGTTACTTATATTACCGCGGAAGGCGATGTTTCTACTGACCTTCTTTCTCCAGGTAATCAGGCACACTCACGTTCTGACCGTGAACTACACGGTAAGTGCATGATTTCTGAAGCAGCGCAGGTTGAAATTCAGGAACTTCAAAAACAACACCCAGATGCACGCGTAATGCTTGTTGCGGAAAAAGGTACAATGGGTGTTGGTTCATCTCGTATGTCGGGTGTAAACAACGTTGCACTTTGGACTGGTAAGAAGGCAAGCCCATATGTTCCGTTTGTAAACATTGCTCCAATTGTTGGCGGTACAAACGGTATTTCCCCAATCTTCCTGACAACAGTTGGTGTGACAGGCGGTATTGGTATTGATCTGAAAAACTGGGTGAAGAAGCAGGACGCAGATGGCAATACTGTTCTAGACGGTAATGGTGATCCGGTTCTTGAGCAAACTTATTCTGTTGATAACGGTACAGTTCTAACCATCAATACCAAAACGCAGAAGCTATATAACGAAGCTGGTGAAGAGCTTGTTGATATTTCTTCTTCGCTTACACCGCAGAAGGTTGAGTTTATCAAAGCTGGTGGTTCTTACGCGATTGTATTCGGTAAGAAACTACAGAGCTTTGCGGCGACAACACTGGGTGTTGATATGCCAGCTGTGTTCGCAGCATCTAAAGAAATTTCAAATGAAGGCCAAGGCCTGACAGCGGTTGAGAAAATCTTCAACAGAAACGCTGTTGGCGTATCTTCAGACGCTGATCTGCACGCAGGTTCAGATGTGCGTGTGAAGGTAAACATTGTTGGTTCACAGGATACAACAGGTCTGATGACATCGCAGGAATTGGAAGCGATGGCGGCGACAGTTATTTCGCCGAAAGTTGATGGTGCTTACCAATCTGGTTGTCACACTGCTTCTGTTTGGGATGTGAAAGCGCAGCGCAACATTCCAAAGCTCATGAGCTTCATGAATAAATTCGGCCTTATCACAGCGCGTGATCCTAAAGGCGAATATCACGCGATGACAGACGTAATCCACAAAGTGCTTAATGACATCACAGTGGATGATTGGTCTGTAATTATTGGTGGCGATAGCCACACACGTATGTCTAAAGGCGTGGCATTCGGTGCAGATTCCGGCACAGTAGCTCTTGCGCTTGCGACAGGTGAAGCAACAATGCCGATCCCTGAATCTGTGAAGGTTACTTTCAAAGGTACTATGCCAGATTACATGGATTTCCGTGATGTTGTGCATGCAACACAAGCGCAGATGTTGAAGAAGTTCGGCGAAAACGTATTCCAGGGCCGTGTGATCGAAGTACATATTGGTACGCTACTAGCTGACCAAGCCTTTACCTTCACTGACTGGACAGCGGAAATGAAAGCGAAAGCGTCTATCTGTATTTCAGAAGATGCAACACTTATTGAATCGCTTGAAATTGCTAAGAGCCGTATTCAGATCATGATTGATAAAGGCATGGAAAATGAGGCGAAAACGCTTCAGGGCCTTATCGATATTGCAGACAACCGTATTGAAGAGATCAAGTCCGGTAGCCGCCCAGCGCTAACGCCAGATGCAGATGCGAAATACTTTGCTGAGGTTACTGTAGATCTGGATGAAGTTGCAGAACCAATGATCGCTGACCCTGATGTAAACAATGCAGATGTATCGAAGCGTTACACACACGATACAATCCGCCCGGTTTCATACTATGGCGGCGATAAGAAGGTTGACCTTGGTTTCGTTGGTTCTTGTATGGTGCATAAGGGCGATATGAAAATTATTGCGCAGATGCTGAAGAACCTTGAGAAAGAGGGCGAAGTTAAATTTAGCGCGCCGCTCGTGGTTGCTCCTCCAACCTACAATATCGTTGATGAGCTGAAAGAAGAAGGCGACTGGGCTGTTCTTCAGAAGTATGCTGGTTTTGAATTCAACGATGATGCGCCAAAGAATAACGCACGTACTGAATATGAAAATATTCTCTACCTGGAACGTCCTGGCTGTAACCTATGTATGGGTAACCAGGAAAAAGCTGCGAAAGGTGATACTGTGATGGCTACTTCTACACGCCTGTTCCAAGGCCGTGTGGTGGAAGATTCTGAAGAGAAAAAAGGTGAATCCCTTCTTGCTTCAACACCTGTTGTAGTGCTTTCAACTATCCTTGGTCGTACGCCAAACATGGATGAATATAAAGCTGCGGTAGACGGTATTAACCTTACCAAGTTCGCACCACCACTTGCGAAACCAGCTCTACGTCATAACTAA
- a CDS encoding DUF6134 family protein: MSYIRPLSVLTFCLALSPSTNLLASDNHLKAETCMSTSSVNTYDVYRKNKKIGSHMICFKQNGAELSVFAETQMKVKFLFITAYKYTYQSHETWVDGKLKSVNTRVNDNGKKSATSAVDESTNGETLENAINIPYAFYTTNHWNSSAVMQPSLFNTITGELNKISVADRIWSKEFTEYSIVGELNINTRYDDDKNWIGMTFKHSDGSKIEFRCVDCRNTPRIKAS, from the coding sequence GTGAGCTATATTAGGCCGTTGAGCGTTCTGACCTTTTGTCTAGCCCTTTCACCCTCAACCAATCTTTTAGCAAGTGACAATCATTTGAAAGCCGAAACTTGTATGAGCACTTCATCGGTAAATACATATGATGTCTACCGTAAAAACAAGAAAATCGGCTCACACATGATTTGTTTTAAACAAAATGGTGCTGAACTATCTGTATTTGCTGAAACACAAATGAAGGTTAAGTTTCTTTTTATCACCGCTTACAAATACACATATCAATCCCATGAAACATGGGTGGATGGTAAACTCAAATCCGTTAATACACGTGTAAACGACAACGGCAAAAAATCAGCGACCAGTGCTGTTGATGAAAGCACAAATGGCGAAACCCTCGAAAATGCTATCAATATTCCTTATGCGTTTTACACAACTAATCACTGGAATTCATCCGCGGTTATGCAACCCAGCCTATTCAACACGATAACTGGTGAATTAAACAAAATCTCTGTCGCTGATCGCATATGGAGCAAAGAATTCACTGAATATTCAATCGTCGGCGAACTCAATATTAACACCCGCTATGACGATGATAAAAATTGGATAGGTATGACCTTCAAACACTCCGATGGTAGTAAAATAGAATTTAGGTGTGTGGACTGTAGAAACACCCCAAGGATTAAAGCATCATGA
- a CDS encoding SDR family NAD(P)-dependent oxidoreductase, whose amino-acid sequence MIIWITGASTGIGRSLALKYCENGATVFATARSADKLKQLGKDAENLKGSLYIFSADVTNQSDIEQAYGWLVQHLGTPDKAILNAGTYFPTPAATLNAEEHGKIMDVNYMGVLNCMETILPAMRESKAGQIAIVASVAGYRGLPNASAYSASKAALIAFSESLKEDLKSDNIDLKLINPGFVKTPLTDQNDFSMPFLMDVEDAVEIIINGLEKKAFEIAFPTPFALIMKLLNILPNWAYFAVARKVMR is encoded by the coding sequence ATGATTATTTGGATTACAGGAGCCAGCACTGGTATTGGCAGATCCCTCGCCTTAAAATACTGCGAAAACGGGGCGACAGTTTTCGCAACAGCCCGTTCTGCGGACAAACTAAAACAGCTTGGAAAAGACGCAGAGAATTTAAAAGGTTCCCTGTATATCTTCTCCGCTGATGTCACAAATCAATCGGATATAGAACAAGCCTATGGTTGGCTGGTTCAACATCTTGGCACCCCCGATAAAGCTATCCTGAACGCCGGTACTTATTTCCCGACACCTGCAGCAACGTTAAACGCCGAAGAACACGGAAAAATTATGGATGTGAACTATATGGGTGTGCTGAATTGTATGGAAACTATCCTGCCAGCGATGCGCGAAAGTAAGGCTGGTCAAATTGCCATCGTTGCAAGTGTGGCTGGATATCGGGGTCTTCCGAACGCGAGTGCTTATTCGGCTTCCAAAGCTGCATTGATAGCCTTTTCAGAATCTCTTAAAGAAGACCTTAAATCCGATAATATTGACCTTAAACTCATCAACCCAGGTTTTGTCAAAACACCACTTACTGATCAAAACGATTTTTCAATGCCATTCCTGATGGATGTAGAAGATGCAGTAGAAATAATTATCAACGGGCTGGAGAAGAAGGCATTTGAAATCGCCTTCCCTACTCCGTTTGCACTAATTATGAAATTATTGAATATTTTGCCGAATTGGGCTTACTTCGCTGTGGCTAGAAAGGTGATGCGCTAA
- a CDS encoding DUF3833 domain-containing protein produces the protein MRGLRIFGLTSLILWLSACGANMNVQDFKSNQPDFVLEEYFLGSTKAVGLFEDRFGNVRTQFTVDITGNWDGETLILKEDFRYIDGSTEFRQWDIQKTGPVTYTGTTQQIIGVAEGVISGNAFNWKYKFNLKVGDSIWKVKFDDWMFLQPDGTLLNKATVYRWGFKIGTVFLTFTKEEAQLAHHLSSHSEVSPIRQNIQ, from the coding sequence ATGCGCGGTCTTCGTATTTTCGGGCTAACAAGCCTAATTCTTTGGTTATCTGCGTGTGGGGCAAACATGAATGTGCAAGATTTTAAAAGCAACCAACCAGATTTTGTACTCGAGGAGTATTTCCTGGGCAGCACTAAAGCCGTCGGATTATTTGAAGATAGATTTGGGAATGTTCGGACCCAATTTACCGTCGATATTACAGGAAACTGGGATGGTGAAACCCTAATCTTAAAAGAAGACTTTCGATATATCGACGGCTCGACCGAATTCCGCCAATGGGATATCCAGAAAACAGGCCCGGTGACATACACAGGTACTACACAACAAATAATCGGTGTTGCAGAAGGGGTGATTTCAGGGAACGCCTTCAACTGGAAATATAAATTCAATTTGAAAGTGGGCGATAGCATCTGGAAAGTAAAGTTCGATGATTGGATGTTTTTGCAGCCAGATGGCACGCTTTTAAACAAAGCGACGGTTTACCGTTGGGGATTTAAGATTGGTACTGTGTTCCTTACTTTTACAAAGGAAGAAGCACAGTTAGCGCATCACCTTTCTAGCCACAGCGAAGTAAGCCCAATTCGGCAAAATATTCAATAA
- a CDS encoding cyclopropane-fatty-acyl-phospholipid synthase family protein, whose product MDGSLVNHTAEQKLEWRERFFASILSKIHTGQLEVIFPSGAMITFVGVANDPTFSKVAQMHIHSWSAINRAMSSGALGLGEGFTEGEWSSNDLTYLLSLLALNMEALESKLPSFKGVKFLNKLRHLLNRNTKAGSRRNISYHYDLGNDFYKLWLDKTMSYSAAIFKDDQHSLEAAQKEKYARLARELNIQPGDRVLEIGCGWGGFAEYAVSEIGCEIDCITLSKEQLAFAEQRLANAPGGENASFSLTDYRDVQGQYDKIVSIEMLEAVGEAFWPQYFEKIKSLLKSDGKAGIQVITIDDQRFETYRKGADFIQKHIFPGGMLPSDKVFKTQTGSAQMEVHDEFDFGLDYARTLACWRADFLEQLPAVKEQGFDDRFVRMWLFYLAYCEAGFLQNTISVKQYVIG is encoded by the coding sequence ATGGACGGATCACTCGTAAATCACACCGCGGAGCAAAAACTCGAATGGCGAGAAAGATTCTTCGCGTCGATACTTTCTAAAATTCATACAGGTCAGCTGGAAGTGATATTTCCTTCTGGTGCGATGATCACCTTTGTAGGTGTAGCTAATGATCCTACTTTTTCAAAGGTAGCTCAAATGCACATTCATTCCTGGTCAGCAATTAACAGAGCAATGAGTAGTGGTGCTTTGGGGTTAGGGGAAGGCTTTACAGAGGGCGAGTGGTCTTCTAACGATCTGACGTACCTTTTGAGTTTACTTGCATTGAATATGGAAGCTCTGGAAAGTAAATTGCCGTCCTTTAAAGGCGTTAAATTTCTTAACAAACTAAGACACTTATTGAACCGAAACACCAAAGCCGGTAGCCGAAGAAATATCTCTTACCACTATGATTTAGGGAATGACTTTTACAAACTCTGGCTTGATAAAACCATGTCTTATTCTGCGGCCATTTTCAAAGATGATCAGCATTCCCTTGAGGCAGCACAGAAAGAAAAATATGCGAGACTGGCGAGAGAGTTAAACATACAGCCAGGTGATAGAGTTCTTGAAATAGGCTGTGGTTGGGGTGGTTTTGCTGAATACGCGGTTTCTGAAATTGGCTGTGAAATTGATTGTATAACTTTGTCAAAGGAACAGCTTGCCTTTGCTGAACAGCGCTTGGCCAATGCGCCTGGCGGCGAAAACGCTTCCTTCTCTCTTACAGACTATAGAGATGTACAGGGGCAATACGATAAAATTGTATCAATTGAGATGTTGGAAGCAGTAGGTGAAGCTTTCTGGCCACAGTATTTCGAGAAGATAAAGTCACTTCTGAAATCGGATGGTAAGGCTGGTATTCAGGTAATAACCATCGATGATCAGCGCTTTGAAACATATAGAAAAGGTGCTGACTTTATTCAGAAACACATTTTCCCGGGCGGTATGTTACCTTCAGATAAAGTATTTAAAACACAAACTGGTAGTGCGCAAATGGAAGTGCACGATGAGTTTGATTTTGGTCTTGATTATGCCCGCACTCTTGCATGCTGGCGAGCAGACTTTTTAGAGCAGCTACCCGCAGTAAAAGAGCAAGGGTTTGATGATCGTTTTGTCAGGATGTGGCTCTTTTATCTCGCTTATTGTGAAGCTGGTTTTCTACAAAACACAATAAGTGTTAAGCAATACGTCATTGGCTGA
- a CDS encoding cytochrome P460 family protein, whose product MIGFGCAFALAGLAHSYGTSQTTSMPSNHTATPTFSPFVDHKGNISFPYGFKSWQHLGSWAVIGEERGESSLHNVYASEGAAEAYIVTGKFPDGTVLVKDVVSASNAEHTTGNAYWAEKPAVRFVMIKDSIGRFSNNALWGDGWGWALFQGDDTKNQVATGYRDDCLGCHVPAKENDWVYVYGYPALGESVKNFSPLAKKEMDAMTGAMSRAKESAERLALGERIFGQCKACHSTVKGKHKVGPSLAGLAGRKAGSAEGYSYSKAMKAAEFSWDENTLDMHLSDVSGFVPGNKMAVLFRRNISEASTRRVLIEYLLTL is encoded by the coding sequence ATGATTGGGTTTGGCTGCGCTTTTGCGCTAGCCGGATTGGCACATTCCTATGGGACCTCTCAAACCACATCGATGCCTTCCAATCACACGGCCACCCCTACATTTTCTCCCTTTGTCGACCATAAGGGAAACATTAGTTTCCCTTATGGTTTTAAATCATGGCAGCACCTTGGAAGCTGGGCAGTGATTGGAGAAGAACGAGGCGAAAGTTCTCTTCATAATGTCTATGCCTCTGAAGGTGCTGCTGAAGCTTACATTGTCACAGGCAAATTTCCTGATGGAACAGTGTTGGTTAAGGATGTTGTCTCGGCTTCTAATGCGGAACATACCACTGGCAATGCTTATTGGGCCGAAAAACCCGCTGTACGATTTGTGATGATCAAAGATAGTATTGGGAGGTTTTCCAATAATGCCCTTTGGGGTGATGGTTGGGGATGGGCTCTGTTTCAAGGTGACGATACTAAAAATCAGGTAGCAACTGGCTACCGTGATGACTGCCTTGGGTGCCATGTTCCTGCAAAAGAGAATGATTGGGTTTATGTGTATGGCTACCCGGCACTTGGTGAAAGTGTGAAAAACTTCTCGCCGCTTGCTAAAAAGGAAATGGATGCAATGACGGGGGCCATGTCTCGAGCAAAAGAAAGTGCAGAGCGATTAGCTCTTGGCGAAAGGATTTTCGGGCAGTGCAAGGCTTGCCACTCAACAGTGAAGGGTAAACATAAAGTTGGCCCATCCTTAGCTGGACTTGCAGGAAGAAAGGCGGGATCCGCTGAAGGGTACAGTTATTCAAAAGCAATGAAAGCCGCTGAATTCAGTTGGGATGAAAATACACTGGATATGCATTTGAGCGATGTAAGTGGCTTTGTTCCAGGAAATAAAATGGCGGTGCTATTCCGGCGTAATATCTCTGAAGCGTCCACTCGGCGGGTATTGATTGAGTACCTGCTTACATTATGA
- a CDS encoding MFS transporter yields MKRQKHGFLTLVAYGFPAFVTSFPLVPFAVYLPAYYAEDKQLGYIAVGIALFLSRLIDVISDPIVGYLSDRFSLLNKRRQGWMVFGAAIAALALFFITRPPEIVSVIYLGAWSAVLYIGWTMVMVPYMALAADLAKSYAENTRYVMFREVFSLFGTLFAISLPFLMEGAALENITTVAFPVGLIAFLGVWYLVPTPKFDAANSSVSYEDIKNILQVPFTRRLCLVWFLTATASAVPAALFPVYVTEVLEGSDTEQAFVIFIYFIAAVLGMPFFSWVAKTYLKHKVMAVGMLAVSIIFPAAIFMSPGDVTGFAIVCFLTGFALAAELLLGPSMLADASELYSKKYGSRFAALHFAIWGVISKIAFAVAILLAFGVLEVLSSFLNGSAYAFAVAVLYAGLPALIKLPTVRLLYTAPFTIKDRDLVQC; encoded by the coding sequence ATGAAAAGGCAAAAGCATGGCTTCTTAACACTGGTTGCGTATGGGTTTCCGGCGTTTGTAACCTCTTTTCCATTGGTTCCGTTCGCAGTGTATCTCCCGGCTTATTATGCTGAAGATAAGCAGTTGGGTTACATTGCGGTGGGGATTGCTCTTTTTCTGTCTCGGCTGATTGATGTTATAAGTGACCCAATTGTTGGATATTTGAGTGATCGCTTCAGCCTGTTAAATAAACGCAGGCAAGGTTGGATGGTTTTTGGGGCGGCAATTGCTGCTCTAGCGCTTTTCTTTATTACACGCCCACCAGAGATTGTTTCTGTAATTTATCTAGGGGCCTGGTCCGCAGTTTTATATATTGGTTGGACAATGGTGATGGTGCCTTACATGGCGCTTGCTGCGGATTTAGCGAAAAGTTATGCAGAAAATACACGGTATGTAATGTTCCGAGAGGTGTTCTCACTTTTTGGAACCTTGTTTGCGATTTCCCTGCCATTCCTTATGGAAGGGGCAGCACTTGAAAACATAACTACTGTTGCGTTTCCTGTTGGTTTGATAGCTTTTTTAGGCGTGTGGTACTTAGTACCAACTCCCAAGTTTGATGCAGCAAATAGCAGTGTTTCCTATGAGGATATAAAAAATATTCTTCAGGTACCTTTTACCAGACGTTTGTGTTTGGTTTGGTTTTTAACGGCTACGGCAAGTGCCGTACCTGCAGCACTGTTTCCAGTCTATGTGACAGAAGTTTTGGAAGGAAGTGACACCGAGCAGGCGTTTGTGATCTTTATCTATTTTATAGCTGCGGTACTAGGTATGCCATTTTTTTCCTGGGTTGCTAAAACATACCTGAAACATAAGGTTATGGCCGTTGGTATGTTGGCCGTGAGTATCATATTCCCGGCTGCTATTTTCATGTCTCCGGGCGATGTTACCGGTTTTGCTATTGTTTGCTTTCTTACAGGTTTTGCTCTTGCTGCTGAGTTACTTCTTGGCCCTTCAATGTTGGCTGATGCATCTGAGCTTTATAGTAAGAAATATGGCTCGCGGTTTGCTGCGCTACACTTTGCTATTTGGGGTGTGATATCAAAAATCGCCTTTGCTGTTGCCATTCTGTTGGCATTTGGTGTGCTTGAAGTTTTGAGCTCTTTTCTAAATGGTTCAGCATATGCCTTTGCTGTCGCAGTCCTGTATGCGGGGCTTCCTGCCTTGATAAAATTACCTACCGTGAGGCTGCTTTATACGGCTCCATTTACCATAAAAGATCGTGATCTAGTACAATGCTAA